The Desulfuromonas sp. DNA segment TTCGGCCTTGTTCTTTCCCGGGATTTTGTAGAGTCCCTGCAAGGGATACGATAATATGCCTTACGGCCTCGTTCGTCCCGACTTCGCGACACAGCCCCTATACGCCATGGAGGGATCACCATGACCAGAGAGGAAATTCTCGATTTCACCCGCCAGCACCCCGTCTTCCAGCTCGCCACCGTCGAGGGGGGCGCTCCCCGCGTACGCAGCATCATGACCGCCATCAACGACGGGAGGGGACTCTTCTTCTGCACCGGCAGGCTCAAGGACATGAACCGCCAGTTGCAAAACAATCCGCAGGTGGAATTGTGCTTCTTCGACCCGGAGAGCAACGTCCAGGTGCGAATCGAGGGGGAGGTGGAAGAGATGGCGGAGCAGGGGCTGAAGGAGGAGATCGTGGAGAAATTCGCCTTCCTCAGGCCGATGGTCGACCAGGCGG contains these protein-coding regions:
- a CDS encoding pyridoxamine 5'-phosphate oxidase family protein: MTREEILDFTRQHPVFQLATVEGGAPRVRSIMTAINDGRGLFFCTGRLKDMNRQLQNNPQVELCFFDPESNVQVRIEGEVEEMAEQGLKEEIVEKFAFLRPMVDQAGWGALSVYRLARGVANCWTMETNFAPKEFVEIF